The following nucleotide sequence is from Pandoraea thiooxydans.
AAAGACGGCAAGGTTTTTGTGACGCCGGCGGTGAAGGCGCGCGCCAAGACTGAGAAGGGAGCATAACGATGGAACTGAAGCTCCTCAATGAGCAAGGCAAAGAAGGTGCGGGCGTTGCTGCGTCTGACGTCGTTTTCGGCCGTGACTACAACGAAGCGCTGATTCATCAGGTCGTGGTTGCCTATCAGGCCAATGCCCGTAGCGGGAACCGAGCCCAGAAAGATCGCGAACAAGTCAAGCATACGACCCATAAGCCGTGGCGGCAAAAGGGGACGGGCCGGGCTCGTGCCGGTATGACTTCGAGTCCGTTGTGGCGTGGGGGTGGTCGAATTTTCCCCAATTCGCCTGAAGAGAATTTCAGCCACAAGGTCAACAAAAAGATGTATCGCGCCGGGGTTTGCTCGATTCTGTCTCAGTTGGCTCGCGAAGGCCGCTTGAGCGTGGTCGAGGACGTCAAGATTGAAGCGCCGAAAACCAAGCTGCTGGCGCAGAAATTGAAGACCATGGGGTTGGATTCGGTGTTGTTGATCACCGATAGTGTTGATGAGAATTTGTATCTCGCCTCACGCAATCTCCCCAACGTCGCGGTTCTGGAACCGCGTCATGCCGATCCGCTATCCCTGATTCACTACAAGAAAGTGCTGGTGACCAAGGGCGCGATCGCCAAAATCGAGGAGATGCTGTCATGACCGACGTTCGCAAAAACGATCATCGTTTGATGCAGGTCCTGCTCGCGCCGGTAATCTCCGAAAAGGC
It contains:
- the rplD gene encoding 50S ribosomal protein L4, whose amino-acid sequence is MELKLLNEQGKEGAGVAASDVVFGRDYNEALIHQVVVAYQANARSGNRAQKDREQVKHTTHKPWRQKGTGRARAGMTSSPLWRGGGRIFPNSPEENFSHKVNKKMYRAGVCSILSQLAREGRLSVVEDVKIEAPKTKLLAQKLKTMGLDSVLLITDSVDENLYLASRNLPNVAVLEPRHADPLSLIHYKKVLVTKGAIAKIEEMLS